From a single Planctellipticum variicoloris genomic region:
- a CDS encoding sigma-54-dependent transcriptional regulator, which translates to MNQGSLLVVDDDRPLLEAMADYLRSLGHRTETASTVRDAMARMKEYPFDAVICDVNLPDQDGFTLLEWGVQAVPETAIILLTGFGTIESAVEAIRLGAFDYLTKPLVEDELNFSIQRALGQRQIVAENKQLKAQLNQRFGLGNIIGHDYRMLKMFDLIESVADTRTTVLVLGESGTGKTMTARAIHQLSNRRDKPFIEVACGALPDSLLESELFGHVAGAFTSANSDRVGKFLQAQGGTIFLDEIGTASPSLQVKLLRVLQDREFEPVGGNKTHKIDVRMILATNADLEEEVRKGRFRQDLYYRINVVTITQPSLRERLGDIPLLAEHYLKEFLEQTGKKINGFSEEAIHVMQRYRWPGNVRELVNVVERAVVLTKNTVIQVQDLPDALRTEEFHPDFAGRLGSGASSLKAALASPEKQLILDALEAHGWNRQETADFLGINRTTLYKKMKKYGVSFERQLIP; encoded by the coding sequence ATGAATCAGGGCTCGCTTCTCGTCGTCGACGACGACCGGCCGTTGCTGGAAGCAATGGCCGACTACCTCCGCAGTCTGGGACACCGCACCGAGACCGCCAGCACGGTCCGGGATGCGATGGCCCGGATGAAGGAATATCCGTTTGACGCCGTCATCTGCGACGTCAATCTCCCCGATCAAGACGGCTTCACGCTGCTGGAATGGGGCGTGCAGGCCGTTCCGGAGACCGCCATCATCCTGCTGACGGGCTTCGGCACGATCGAAAGCGCCGTCGAAGCCATCCGGCTGGGGGCCTTCGACTACCTGACCAAGCCCCTCGTCGAGGACGAACTCAACTTCTCGATCCAGCGGGCGCTGGGGCAGCGACAGATCGTTGCGGAGAACAAACAGCTCAAAGCGCAGCTCAACCAGCGATTCGGTCTCGGGAACATCATCGGGCACGATTACCGCATGCTCAAGATGTTCGACCTGATCGAGAGCGTCGCCGACACGCGGACGACCGTGCTGGTGCTGGGCGAAAGCGGCACCGGCAAGACGATGACGGCCCGCGCGATCCACCAGCTCAGCAACCGCCGGGATAAGCCGTTCATCGAAGTCGCCTGCGGGGCGCTCCCCGATTCCCTGCTCGAAAGCGAACTGTTCGGCCACGTCGCGGGCGCCTTCACCAGCGCCAACAGCGACCGCGTCGGCAAGTTCCTGCAGGCCCAGGGGGGGACGATCTTTCTCGACGAAATCGGCACGGCCTCTCCCAGTCTGCAGGTCAAACTGCTGCGGGTCCTCCAGGACCGCGAGTTCGAACCGGTCGGCGGCAACAAGACGCACAAGATCGACGTCCGGATGATCCTGGCCACGAATGCGGACCTCGAAGAGGAAGTCCGCAAGGGCCGGTTCCGCCAGGATCTGTACTACCGGATCAACGTGGTGACGATCACTCAGCCGTCGCTCCGCGAACGACTGGGGGATATCCCGCTGCTCGCCGAGCACTATCTCAAGGAATTCCTCGAACAGACCGGCAAGAAGATCAACGGCTTCAGCGAAGAAGCGATCCACGTCATGCAGCGGTATCGCTGGCCCGGCAACGTGCGAGAACTGGTCAATGTCGTCGAACGGGCGGTCGTGCTGACCAAGAACACGGTGATTCAGGTCCAGGACCTCCCGGACGCGTTGCGGACCGAGGAATTCCACCCGGACTTCGCCGGCCGCCTCGGCAGCGGGGCCTCTTCGCTGAAGGCCGCCCTCGCGTCCCCGGAGAAGCAGCTCATTCTCGACGCCCTGGAAGCCCACGGCTGGAACCGTCAGGAAACCGCCGACTTCCTGGGCATCAACCGCACGACCCTCTACAAGAAGATGAAGAAATATGGCGTCTCCTTCGAGCGCCAATTGATCCCGTAA
- a CDS encoding PIN/TRAM domain-containing protein, whose amino-acid sequence MLLIVVRILYAFICAGAAAAMVQPQSNPPSIVAEYPFPAFIVMMLITQSATLIDVLFPRKRLDLISAIYFGLLIGVLLAYLLTLALRPIIADDFEPLIVGTTLIILPYICITLLLQTKDDFRFVIPYVEFAREIKGGRPLVVDSSSLIDGRIADIMDTHILETQLIVPDFVLKEVQDIADSSDKLRRTRGRRGLDVLTKLQQNPKVDVRMHEVKDQETSAGLTVDQRIVALAKVLGGRVVTNDFNLNKVASVQGVEVINLNDVANALRPRYIPGEQLRIRVMREGESIGQGVGYLDDGTMVVCEQAGALLGKEIDVTVTSVLQNSAGRMIFGRMASQSVPVRQ is encoded by the coding sequence ATGCTGTTGATTGTCGTTCGAATCCTGTACGCCTTCATCTGCGCCGGCGCGGCTGCCGCCATGGTGCAGCCACAGAGCAATCCCCCGTCCATCGTGGCCGAGTATCCGTTCCCCGCGTTCATCGTGATGATGCTGATTACTCAGTCGGCCACGCTGATCGACGTCCTCTTTCCCCGGAAGCGGCTGGATCTCATCTCGGCGATCTATTTCGGCCTGCTGATCGGGGTGCTGCTGGCCTACCTGCTGACTCTGGCGCTGCGACCGATTATTGCGGACGACTTCGAGCCCCTGATCGTCGGCACCACGCTGATTATCCTGCCCTACATCTGCATCACGCTGCTGTTGCAGACGAAAGATGATTTCCGCTTCGTCATCCCGTATGTCGAGTTTGCTCGCGAAATCAAGGGAGGGCGGCCGCTGGTGGTCGATTCGAGCTCCCTGATCGACGGCCGGATTGCGGACATCATGGATACGCACATCCTGGAGACGCAGCTCATCGTTCCCGATTTTGTCCTGAAGGAAGTTCAGGACATCGCGGACAGCAGCGATAAGCTGCGGCGGACCCGCGGTCGGCGCGGCCTGGATGTGCTGACGAAGCTGCAGCAGAACCCGAAGGTCGACGTGCGGATGCATGAGGTCAAGGACCAGGAGACGTCCGCGGGCCTGACGGTCGATCAGCGGATCGTGGCTCTGGCGAAAGTGCTGGGGGGACGAGTCGTCACCAACGACTTCAACCTCAACAAGGTGGCCAGCGTCCAGGGGGTGGAAGTCATCAACCTGAACGATGTCGCCAACGCGCTCCGTCCGCGGTATATCCCGGGCGAACAGCTCCGCATTCGCGTGATGCGGGAAGGGGAATCGATCGGCCAGGGAGTCGGGTATCTCGACGACGGCACAATGGTCGTCTGCGAACAGGCGGGGGCGCTGCTGGGAAAAGAGATCGATGTCACTGTGACCAGCGTGCTGCAGAACAGCGCCGGTCGGATGATCTTCGGTCGCATGGCCAGTCAGAGCGTCCCGGTCCGGCAGTAG
- a CDS encoding 2-oxoglutarate dehydrogenase E1 component, whose product MSPSEVLVPPRAGVRSAPREESGPEQRNGVGAVDSSNLSYVEGLYQEYLKSPDAVSPEWREYFRHVAEASRHSDEAAEQFFRPPQIGEGLVTPAQLDAAILQERVEELIRNYRATGHFAAKLDPLGQPRDPVPELEPSFVGFSESDMDRTFSTLNLGGPNLRTLREILQWLRNTYCRSIGAQFMHIDDTRVREWLQNRMEATENRCQLTRDEQLRILKRLSDAVVFEEFILKKFLGAKSFSLEGAETLVPLLELAIYKAAEQGIEEIVVAMAHRGRLNVLASIMGKSPRAIFREFADLDPDLNVGRGDVKYHLGYSNDWHSGDGRKVHLSLCFNPSHLEFVNTVGMGRVRAKQDRRGDKDRSKVLLVLIHGDAAFPGEGIVQETLNLNQLDATRIGGTMHVIVNNQVGFTTSPRQARSTPYASDVAKMLQIPIFHVNGEDPEAVAQVVRLSMDFRHDFHRDVVIDMYCYRRRGHNEQDEPAFTQPQMYSKIAARPPVGQSYLEHLLTMGEVTREEAERMNSLHRQQLESELEVAKSAQYVHKWDMLHGVWQGYHGGNEREVADVDTGVPVERSAEILEMLTRLPAGFKPNLKLHNGGDPKKPEGILQKRLAMAQGRERLDWSAGETLAYATLSLEGHRVRLHGQDVERGTFSHRHAVLHDMETGETYMPLAHMAADQAPIEIHNSCLSEAGVLGFEYGYSLDWPEGLIVWEAQFGDFVNVAQVIIDQFIVSAEDKWNRLSGLVMLLPHGFEGQGPEHSSARLERFMMLAAEDNIQICYPTTPAQIFHLLRRQVLKSWRKPLIVMSPKSLLRSKGATSSLEDLSRGTFQRVIGDQLQDRPGSEVRQILLCSGKIYYELAERREQLQRNDVAILRVEQLYPVPDRELELLLAQYPNGTPVNWVQEEPENMGAWRTLRCHWGDQIYGRHPLTGVCRPASASPATGSKKSHDNEQAEVIARAFGQVR is encoded by the coding sequence ATGAGTCCGTCCGAAGTCCTCGTACCTCCGCGGGCCGGCGTTCGGTCTGCACCACGCGAAGAATCCGGGCCTGAACAACGCAACGGGGTTGGAGCTGTCGACAGCTCCAACCTTTCTTACGTTGAGGGCCTGTATCAGGAGTATCTGAAATCCCCTGATGCCGTTTCCCCCGAGTGGCGCGAGTATTTCCGCCACGTCGCCGAGGCCAGCCGGCACTCGGACGAGGCCGCGGAACAGTTTTTTCGTCCGCCTCAGATCGGCGAAGGACTGGTTACGCCGGCGCAGCTCGACGCCGCGATTCTGCAGGAGCGAGTCGAGGAGCTGATCCGGAATTACCGGGCCACCGGTCACTTTGCGGCAAAGCTCGATCCGCTCGGTCAGCCGCGCGATCCCGTCCCCGAGCTGGAGCCCAGCTTCGTGGGATTTTCCGAATCCGACATGGATCGGACGTTTTCCACGCTGAATCTCGGCGGTCCCAACCTCCGGACGCTCCGGGAAATTCTGCAGTGGCTCCGCAACACCTACTGCCGGTCGATCGGTGCGCAGTTTATGCACATCGACGACACCCGCGTCCGCGAGTGGCTTCAGAACCGGATGGAGGCGACGGAAAATCGCTGCCAGCTCACGCGCGACGAGCAGCTCCGGATCCTGAAGCGGCTCAGCGACGCGGTGGTCTTCGAAGAGTTCATTCTGAAGAAGTTCCTCGGCGCCAAGAGCTTCTCGCTCGAAGGAGCCGAGACTCTCGTTCCGCTGCTCGAACTGGCCATCTATAAGGCGGCCGAACAGGGGATCGAGGAGATCGTGGTCGCCATGGCGCATCGCGGGCGTTTGAACGTCCTGGCGAGCATCATGGGCAAGAGCCCGCGGGCGATTTTCCGCGAGTTCGCCGACCTCGACCCCGACCTCAACGTCGGCCGCGGCGACGTCAAATACCATCTGGGCTACAGCAACGACTGGCACTCCGGGGACGGCCGGAAGGTTCACCTGTCGCTCTGCTTTAATCCCAGCCACCTGGAATTCGTCAACACCGTCGGGATGGGACGCGTCCGCGCCAAGCAGGATCGCCGCGGCGACAAGGATCGCTCGAAGGTGCTGCTGGTCCTGATCCACGGCGACGCGGCGTTTCCCGGCGAAGGCATCGTCCAGGAAACGCTCAACCTGAACCAGCTCGACGCCACGCGCATCGGCGGCACGATGCACGTGATCGTCAACAATCAGGTCGGCTTCACGACGTCTCCCCGGCAGGCGCGATCGACGCCCTACGCCAGCGACGTCGCGAAGATGCTGCAGATCCCGATCTTCCACGTGAACGGCGAAGATCCCGAGGCTGTGGCGCAGGTCGTTCGTCTCTCGATGGACTTCCGCCACGACTTCCACCGCGACGTCGTCATCGACATGTACTGCTACCGCCGCCGCGGCCATAACGAACAGGACGAGCCCGCGTTCACGCAGCCGCAGATGTACTCGAAGATCGCGGCCCGACCGCCCGTCGGCCAGAGCTACCTCGAACATCTGCTGACGATGGGCGAGGTGACCCGCGAAGAAGCCGAACGGATGAATTCGCTGCATCGCCAGCAGCTCGAATCCGAACTCGAAGTGGCGAAGAGTGCGCAGTACGTTCACAAGTGGGACATGCTGCACGGGGTCTGGCAGGGGTATCACGGCGGGAACGAACGCGAAGTCGCGGACGTCGACACCGGCGTACCGGTCGAACGGAGCGCCGAGATCCTCGAAATGCTCACGCGTCTGCCCGCCGGCTTCAAACCCAACTTGAAGCTCCACAATGGCGGCGATCCCAAGAAGCCGGAGGGGATCCTGCAGAAGCGGCTGGCGATGGCCCAGGGGCGGGAACGGCTCGACTGGTCCGCGGGCGAGACGCTGGCGTACGCCACGTTGTCGCTCGAAGGCCACCGGGTCCGGCTCCACGGTCAGGACGTCGAGCGCGGAACCTTCAGCCACCGCCACGCGGTCCTGCACGACATGGAGACCGGCGAGACCTACATGCCGCTGGCCCATATGGCGGCCGACCAGGCGCCGATTGAAATCCACAATAGCTGCCTGTCCGAAGCCGGCGTACTCGGCTTCGAGTACGGCTACAGCCTCGACTGGCCCGAAGGTCTCATCGTCTGGGAAGCTCAGTTCGGCGACTTCGTCAACGTGGCGCAGGTCATCATCGACCAGTTCATCGTCAGCGCCGAAGACAAGTGGAACCGCCTCAGCGGCCTGGTCATGCTGCTGCCCCACGGTTTCGAGGGGCAGGGACCGGAGCACTCCAGCGCCCGCCTCGAACGCTTCATGATGCTGGCCGCGGAGGATAACATCCAGATCTGTTATCCGACGACGCCGGCTCAGATCTTCCACCTGCTTCGTCGTCAGGTGCTGAAAAGCTGGCGGAAGCCGCTGATCGTCATGTCTCCCAAGTCGCTGTTGCGATCCAAGGGGGCGACGTCCTCCCTGGAAGATCTCAGCCGGGGGACTTTCCAGCGAGTCATCGGCGATCAGCTCCAGGATCGTCCCGGCAGCGAAGTCCGTCAGATTCTGCTCTGCTCGGGGAAGATCTACTACGAACTCGCCGAGCGCCGGGAACAGCTCCAGCGGAACGATGTCGCCATACTGCGGGTCGAGCAGCTCTATCCGGTCCCGGACCGGGAGCTGGAACTGCTGCTCGCTCAGTATCCAAACGGCACGCCGGTCAACTGGGTTCAGGAAGAGCCAGAAAACATGGGGGCCTGGCGAACCCTGCGGTGCCACTGGGGCGATCAGATATACGGTCGGCATCCGCTGACCGGCGTCTGCCGCCCGGCTTCGGCCAGCCCCGCCACCGGCTCGAAGAAGAGTCACGACAACGAACAGGCCGAGGTGATTGCCCGCGCGTTCGGCCAGGTCCGTTGA
- the odhB gene encoding 2-oxoglutarate dehydrogenase complex dihydrolipoyllysine-residue succinyltransferase: MSVEVKVPPVGDSISEVTIGEWRKKVGDAVALDENVVEIESEKATFDVPATAKGVITQILKQPGDVAAVGETIALIDESAVPTTTNGTPSAPPAASPPPAAAPAHSHVMPAAARALHEAGLQASQVEATGPGGRLLKEDVQRQTAAKPAAPAPAPAPAVESRPAPTTVLAKSAGERSERRQVMSPIRKRIAQRLVEAQHNAALLTTFNEVDMSAVMSLRKQYQDQFTEKYGIKLGFMSFFVKAAIEALQAYPAINAEIQGNEIVYHDYCDVGIAIGGGKGLVVPVLRNAERMTFADIELAISDFGKRAQVGKLSPAELTGGTFTISNGGVYGSMLSTPIVNPPQSGVLGMHAIQERPVVKDGQIVARPMMFLALTYDHRIVDGREGVTFLKRIKDCIENPVRLLLEV; this comes from the coding sequence ATGTCCGTGGAAGTCAAGGTGCCGCCCGTCGGTGATTCCATCTCCGAAGTGACTATCGGCGAATGGCGCAAGAAAGTCGGAGATGCGGTCGCGCTCGACGAGAACGTCGTTGAGATCGAAAGCGAAAAGGCCACGTTCGACGTCCCGGCCACCGCCAAAGGGGTCATCACCCAGATCCTCAAGCAACCGGGCGACGTCGCGGCGGTCGGTGAAACCATCGCCCTGATCGACGAGTCCGCAGTGCCGACGACGACGAACGGCACCCCGTCGGCTCCCCCCGCGGCCTCTCCGCCGCCGGCTGCGGCACCAGCTCACTCGCACGTCATGCCGGCCGCGGCCCGCGCGCTGCATGAAGCCGGGCTGCAAGCCAGTCAGGTGGAGGCGACCGGCCCCGGCGGACGGCTGCTCAAAGAAGACGTCCAGCGCCAGACGGCCGCGAAGCCCGCCGCCCCGGCGCCGGCCCCTGCTCCGGCGGTCGAGTCCCGCCCCGCCCCGACCACGGTTCTGGCGAAGTCGGCGGGGGAGCGTTCCGAACGCCGTCAGGTCATGAGCCCCATCCGCAAACGCATCGCTCAGCGGCTTGTCGAAGCCCAGCACAATGCGGCGCTGCTGACGACCTTTAACGAAGTCGACATGTCCGCCGTCATGTCGCTGCGAAAGCAGTACCAGGACCAGTTCACCGAGAAATACGGCATCAAGCTCGGCTTCATGTCGTTCTTCGTCAAGGCGGCGATCGAGGCCCTGCAGGCGTACCCCGCCATTAACGCGGAAATCCAGGGGAACGAGATCGTCTACCACGACTATTGCGACGTCGGCATCGCCATCGGCGGCGGCAAGGGACTCGTCGTGCCGGTCCTCCGCAACGCCGAGCGGATGACCTTCGCCGACATCGAACTGGCCATCAGCGACTTCGGCAAGCGGGCGCAGGTCGGCAAGCTGTCTCCCGCCGAGCTGACGGGGGGAACCTTCACAATCAGCAACGGCGGCGTCTACGGCTCGATGCTGTCGACTCCCATCGTCAATCCGCCGCAGAGCGGCGTCCTCGGCATGCACGCCATTCAGGAACGCCCTGTCGTCAAGGACGGCCAGATTGTCGCCCGCCCGATGATGTTCCTCGCCCTGACCTACGACCACCGGATCGTCGACGGCCGCGAGGGCGTCACCTTCCTGAAGCGGATCAAAGACTGCATCGAGAATCCGGTCCGCCTGCTCCTCGAAGTCTGA
- the rimI gene encoding ribosomal protein S18-alanine N-acetyltransferase: protein MSLGHTQHQQCDVQIRWMIRRDMAEVLDIERQSFEFSWTEEDFLTCLRQRNCIGMVAERQERIVGFMIYELLKSQLHVLNFAVAPWSRQLGVGSQMMDKLINKLSQQRRREIALEVRETNLAAQLFFRSRGLHACGVLRSHYNDTTEDAYQMRFQLYPADDAATLFAPRNRISQYLQAEEPGYDAA from the coding sequence ATGAGCTTGGGACATACACAGCATCAGCAGTGCGACGTCCAGATCCGCTGGATGATCCGGCGGGATATGGCCGAGGTGCTGGACATCGAACGCCAGAGCTTCGAGTTCTCCTGGACCGAGGAGGACTTTCTGACGTGCCTGCGGCAGCGGAACTGCATCGGCATGGTCGCCGAGCGGCAGGAACGCATTGTCGGCTTCATGATCTACGAACTGCTCAAGTCGCAGTTGCACGTGCTCAATTTCGCAGTGGCCCCCTGGTCGCGCCAGCTCGGCGTCGGCAGCCAGATGATGGACAAGCTGATCAACAAGCTGTCCCAGCAGCGACGTCGAGAAATCGCTCTCGAAGTCCGCGAGACCAATCTCGCCGCCCAGCTCTTTTTCCGCTCGCGCGGACTGCACGCCTGCGGCGTGCTCCGCAGCCACTACAACGATACGACGGAAGACGCGTATCAGATGCGGTTCCAGCTTTATCCCGCCGACGATGCGGCGACGCTGTTTGCTCCGCGCAACCGGATCAGCCAGTACCTGCAGGCTGAAGAGCCGGGTTACGACGCGGCATAG
- a CDS encoding MDR/zinc-dependent alcohol dehydrogenase-like family protein: MTAAVGIMRGIVLTEAGLEFRSNLPVPTPLPGEVLVRVTRAGLCETDLQLVRGYMRYRGILGHEFVGVAQAGRWAGRRVVGEINCACDRCELCLAGLRTHCPQRSVLGILGHDGAFADFVAVPEVNLHPVDDALSDDEAVFVEPLAAAFQIPAQVAISSGQRIVVLGDGRLGNLCAQVLARICPNLTVVGKHAAKLKRLEDLGLRTVLLGQVERLERADLVVDCTGSGTGLETALRLVRPRGTVVLKTTVAGAQTLSLAPAVIDEVTIVGSRCGPFPAAIEALERREIQVAPLIDGRYRLEDGLDAFERAATTPVLKLLFAVAESAETQRKTA, encoded by the coding sequence ATGACGGCTGCCGTTGGGATCATGCGCGGGATTGTCCTCACGGAGGCCGGGCTGGAGTTTCGCTCCAATCTGCCCGTTCCCACGCCGTTGCCGGGGGAAGTGCTGGTGCGGGTCACGCGGGCGGGACTCTGCGAGACCGACCTGCAACTGGTGCGGGGCTATATGAGGTATCGCGGCATTCTGGGGCACGAGTTTGTGGGGGTGGCGCAGGCGGGCCGTTGGGCTGGGCGGCGGGTCGTGGGCGAGATTAACTGCGCGTGCGACCGGTGCGAGCTGTGCCTGGCCGGACTGCGGACCCACTGTCCGCAGCGAAGTGTGCTGGGGATTCTGGGACACGACGGGGCCTTCGCCGACTTTGTCGCCGTTCCGGAGGTCAATCTGCATCCGGTCGATGATGCTCTGAGCGATGACGAGGCGGTCTTTGTGGAGCCGCTGGCGGCGGCCTTTCAAATCCCGGCGCAAGTCGCAATTTCGTCCGGGCAGCGGATCGTGGTGCTGGGGGATGGCCGCCTGGGAAATCTCTGCGCTCAGGTGCTCGCGCGGATCTGTCCAAATCTGACTGTGGTTGGCAAGCACGCGGCGAAGCTGAAACGGCTGGAGGATCTGGGCCTGCGGACGGTTTTGCTGGGCCAGGTCGAGAGGCTGGAACGGGCCGATCTGGTGGTGGACTGCACCGGGTCGGGAACGGGACTGGAAACGGCGCTGCGGCTGGTTCGCCCGCGAGGAACGGTCGTGCTGAAGACGACTGTGGCCGGCGCGCAGACTTTGAGTCTGGCTCCCGCAGTGATCGATGAAGTCACCATCGTCGGTTCGCGCTGCGGCCCATTCCCGGCGGCGATCGAGGCCCTGGAGCGGCGGGAGATTCAGGTCGCGCCCCTGATCGACGGGCGCTATCGTCTGGAAGACGGTCTGGACGCTTTCGAGCGGGCGGCGACGACTCCAGTGCTGAAGCTGTTGTTTGCAGTGGCAGAATCCGCCGAAACACAGCGGAAAACGGCATGA
- a CDS encoding fumarylacetoacetate hydrolase family protein — MRLCRYQTGDARPQVGFFHDDRLVPLRAAAARFGLTARDDDSLLDCLPGGESFTATREIFAALERDGDAGRELALPTATVQLLVPVPHPPKLLLLAGNYAKHIEERGGKAEERERTFPYVFMKPPSTTLQHPGGPVVIPACSPDFLDWELELGVVIGRRCRGVSEAEALQYVAGYTVVNDISDRQYRPNPGRTKRERDGFFDWQHGKWHDTSCPLGPCVLSSDACPDPQTLKMQLKLNGQVEQDASTAEMVFPVAAVIEFISRFVTLEPGDIISTGTPAGVGSSKNKYLKPGDLLEATIERIGTLTSPVIAEAK, encoded by the coding sequence ATGAGGTTGTGTCGATATCAGACGGGTGATGCTCGCCCTCAGGTCGGGTTCTTCCACGATGACCGACTGGTTCCGCTCAGGGCGGCTGCGGCGCGGTTTGGCCTGACGGCGCGCGACGACGACTCCCTGCTGGACTGCCTGCCGGGTGGGGAGTCGTTCACGGCGACACGGGAGATCTTCGCGGCGCTCGAACGGGACGGCGACGCAGGACGCGAACTCGCACTGCCAACGGCGACGGTCCAGCTCCTCGTCCCGGTGCCGCATCCCCCCAAACTGCTGCTGCTGGCGGGAAACTACGCGAAGCACATCGAAGAGCGCGGCGGGAAGGCCGAGGAACGGGAGCGGACGTTTCCCTATGTCTTCATGAAGCCGCCGAGCACGACGCTGCAGCATCCCGGCGGACCGGTGGTCATTCCGGCCTGTTCGCCGGACTTTCTGGACTGGGAGCTGGAGCTGGGGGTGGTGATCGGCCGGCGGTGCCGGGGCGTCAGCGAAGCGGAGGCGCTGCAGTACGTGGCCGGTTACACGGTGGTGAACGATATTTCGGACCGCCAGTACCGGCCGAATCCCGGCCGGACCAAGCGCGAACGGGACGGATTCTTCGACTGGCAGCATGGGAAATGGCACGACACGTCGTGCCCGCTGGGACCGTGCGTCCTCAGCAGCGATGCCTGTCCCGATCCGCAGACGCTCAAGATGCAGTTGAAGCTCAACGGCCAGGTCGAACAGGATGCGTCGACCGCCGAAATGGTCTTCCCTGTGGCGGCGGTGATCGAGTTCATTTCGCGTTTTGTCACGCTGGAGCCGGGAGACATCATTTCCACAGGCACGCCGGCAGGAGTCGGCAGCTCCAAGAACAAGTATTTGAAGCCCGGCGACCTGCTCGAAGCGACAATCGAACGGATCGGGACGCTGACCAGCCCTGTCATCGCGGAGGCGAAATGA
- a CDS encoding zinc metallopeptidase encodes MFYFDPLYFLILGPAILLAMWAQMRVHSAYAQGMQEPSRYTGAEIARMILDRDGLYDLPIEETPGHLSDHYDPQARVVRLSSGVYHSRSLAAVGIAAHEVGHALQHAHHYGPLALRSIAAPAAMWGPGAGMVLLVIGFIMRAPALLALGIVSFSAVAVFQLVNLPVEFDASNRAKRLLTDMGVVDDHGSRVVRSVLNAAAWTYVAATLQSILQVLYYVIHIMGAQSRRDD; translated from the coding sequence ATGTTTTATTTCGATCCCCTGTACTTTCTGATTCTCGGCCCCGCGATTCTGCTGGCGATGTGGGCGCAGATGCGCGTGCACTCGGCTTACGCACAGGGCATGCAGGAGCCGTCCCGCTACACAGGCGCCGAGATTGCACGGATGATTCTCGACAGAGACGGACTCTACGACCTGCCGATCGAAGAGACTCCGGGCCATCTGAGCGACCATTACGATCCGCAGGCGCGCGTGGTCCGGCTCAGTTCCGGCGTCTACCACTCCAGATCGCTGGCGGCCGTGGGGATCGCAGCCCACGAAGTCGGACACGCCCTCCAGCACGCCCATCACTATGGCCCGCTCGCGCTGCGAAGCATCGCCGCCCCGGCGGCCATGTGGGGACCGGGCGCCGGAATGGTGCTGCTGGTGATCGGTTTTATCATGCGGGCGCCAGCCCTGCTGGCACTGGGGATCGTATCGTTCTCCGCGGTGGCGGTCTTCCAGCTCGTCAATCTGCCGGTCGAATTCGACGCCAGCAACCGGGCGAAGCGCCTGCTGACCGACATGGGCGTCGTCGACGACCACGGCTCGCGCGTCGTCCGTTCCGTCCTCAACGCCGCCGCCTGGACGTACGTCGCCGCCACGCTGCAATCGATTCTGCAGGTCCTCTACTACGTCATTCACATCATGGGAGCGCAGTCCCGTCGCGACGATTGA
- a CDS encoding tetratricopeptide repeat protein has product MPPVSKIRRERALRAAEGYLLLDMPSHALRELGTISDWPGSAFQFHKVRGEARRALQDHALAVVDLELALNGEPTDLDVLMSLAWCYKRTERLPQAIAAMQQAYRHHSEEPVVLYNLSCYYALSGDKGQALSWLGRALRMEPSLKKLIADETDFDPIRQDPDFIHFMALVRESR; this is encoded by the coding sequence ATGCCACCAGTCAGCAAGATTCGTCGCGAACGAGCACTGCGGGCTGCCGAGGGATATCTGCTGCTCGACATGCCGTCGCATGCCCTGCGAGAGCTCGGCACCATCTCGGACTGGCCCGGGAGCGCGTTCCAGTTCCACAAGGTCCGGGGGGAGGCCCGGCGGGCGCTGCAGGATCATGCCCTGGCGGTGGTCGATCTGGAGCTGGCGCTCAACGGCGAGCCGACCGACCTCGACGTGCTGATGTCGCTGGCGTGGTGCTACAAGCGGACCGAGCGGCTGCCCCAGGCGATCGCCGCGATGCAGCAGGCCTACCGACACCATTCGGAAGAGCCCGTCGTGCTTTACAATCTGTCCTGCTACTACGCGTTGAGCGGCGACAAGGGGCAGGCGCTGTCGTGGCTGGGTCGCGCGTTGCGGATGGAGCCGTCGCTCAAGAAGCTGATTGCGGATGAGACCGACTTCGACCCCATTCGCCAGGATCCGGACTTCATTCACTTCATGGCGCTGGTGCGTGAGAGCCGCTAG